A genome region from Cerasicoccus sp. TK19100 includes the following:
- the coxB gene encoding cytochrome c oxidase subunit II, which yields MTLYPRLSRLILGAGLLLLSLWLAGCSITTPQSSLDPKGPVAQTQLDLFLLTVYVCTGIFVLVGGALVWVVWRFREKPGDDAKPMPSQGHGNPLIEIGLIGASIFLLVIIAIPTLRAIWFTHDLPEDQPYYEGSKLGAYMERGLISPENKDEVLEINVYGWQWWFAFEYPQLGITTANEFVMPKDKVVKFNLRGYDVIHSFWLPKLGGKVDIVPGRKNWMWLMAEEEGYYFGQCAEYCGEAHAYMLFRAEVVSDQKFNEWIASYKDGAPAPAGFQMQPTADKPEPTNQDHWMAWSAQNAKDPQSLLTGDQQKDDITQGAQLFFGEGKCIVCHAIDGSPAAGPSAPNLTKLGERKSVAAGILNHYTENGGIDAAKQQENIFEWISKSHFYKPGNLMYERMDAGLIDYKYSGLTYGAMSKVGLTDKNLTTAGVSKEQLALLKEDPDAAITAVVSDQLVLRHIVEKIEENPEMMDKLAEVSGWLTEDQFRKITAYLQTLK from the coding sequence ATGACACTTTACCCCCGACTTTCTCGTCTGATTTTGGGCGCTGGGCTGCTATTGCTCAGCCTATGGCTTGCTGGCTGCAGCATTACCACGCCGCAATCCAGCCTGGACCCCAAGGGCCCCGTGGCCCAGACGCAGCTCGACCTGTTCCTGCTGACGGTTTACGTCTGCACCGGCATCTTTGTCCTCGTCGGCGGCGCACTGGTGTGGGTCGTGTGGCGCTTCCGCGAAAAGCCGGGTGACGACGCCAAGCCCATGCCCTCCCAGGGCCACGGCAACCCGCTGATCGAAATCGGCCTGATCGGCGCTTCCATTTTCCTGCTCGTCATCATCGCCATCCCGACCCTGCGCGCGATCTGGTTTACCCACGATCTGCCCGAGGACCAGCCCTACTACGAGGGCTCCAAGCTCGGTGCCTACATGGAGCGCGGCCTGATCTCCCCCGAAAACAAAGACGAAGTGCTGGAGATCAACGTTTACGGCTGGCAATGGTGGTTCGCTTTTGAATACCCGCAGCTCGGCATCACCACGGCCAACGAATTCGTCATGCCCAAGGACAAGGTGGTGAAGTTCAACCTGCGGGGCTACGACGTCATCCACTCCTTCTGGCTGCCCAAGCTCGGCGGTAAGGTGGACATCGTCCCCGGCCGCAAGAACTGGATGTGGCTCATGGCCGAAGAGGAAGGCTACTACTTTGGCCAATGCGCCGAGTACTGTGGCGAAGCCCACGCCTACATGCTTTTCCGCGCGGAAGTCGTTAGCGACCAGAAATTTAACGAATGGATCGCCAGCTACAAGGACGGCGCTCCTGCTCCCGCTGGCTTCCAAATGCAGCCCACCGCCGACAAGCCCGAGCCCACCAACCAGGATCACTGGATGGCCTGGTCCGCGCAAAACGCCAAGGACCCGCAGTCCCTCTTAACCGGTGACCAGCAAAAGGATGACATCACGCAAGGCGCGCAGCTCTTCTTCGGCGAAGGCAAGTGCATCGTCTGCCACGCCATTGATGGCTCCCCCGCCGCCGGCCCCAGTGCACCAAACCTCACCAAGCTCGGCGAACGCAAGTCCGTCGCCGCCGGTATTCTCAACCACTACACCGAAAATGGCGGTATTGATGCGGCCAAGCAGCAGGAGAATATCTTTGAGTGGATTTCCAAGTCTCACTTCTACAAGCCGGGCAACCTCATGTATGAGCGCATGGACGCCGGCCTGATCGATTACAAATACTCCGGCCTGACCTACGGCGCGATGAGCAAAGTCGGCCTGACCGATAAGAATCTAACCACCGCTGGCGTTTCCAAGGAGCAGCTGGCACTGCTGAAGGAAGACCCCGACGCCGCCATCACCGCGGTAGTCAGCGACCAACTGGTCCTGCGCCACATCGTCGAGAAAATCGAAGAAAATCCCGAGATGATGGACAAGCTGGCTGAGGTCAGTGGCTGGTTGACCGAAGACCAGTTCCGGAAGATCACCGCCTACCTGCAGACCTTGAAGTAA
- the ctaD gene encoding cytochrome c oxidase subunit I: protein MSATHVADPHHHHAVADKTQLAPEKSHLGLTRPDRHSGIIDWLTTVDHKKIGIMYGAAAMFFFLVGGIEALLIRAQLATSENHLITAELYNQLFTMHGTTMIFLGVMPLSAAFFNFLVPLQIGARDVAFPRLNTFSLWTFIAGALVLNVSWFFQFAHTVGWLGDTLTIMGKNQDLSQIAPAGGWFGYAPLTGRDYTGIGTDFWIVGLQILGVASLAASFNFIVTILNMRAPGMTMMRLPVFTWMTLITSFLIIFAFPAITIALAELMFDRLFNTNFFRIENGGQPILWQHLFWVFGHPEVYILVLPAMGIVSEILPTFSRKPLFGYPIIVFSGAVIGFLGFAVWSHHMFTTGLGKIATAAFSLLTMAIAVPTGVKIFNWMGSLWGGRIKFTVPMVFALGFIWMFMMGGFTGIMHSSAPADAQQQDSYFVVAHFHYVLLGGVLLGLLAGLYFWVPKIFGRMPNQKLGYLTAVLVIAGFNITFFPMHYLGLTGMPRRTHTYLGDMGWDLWNLVATIGAFILGIGVFLCFVNLAWTAVKGPKSPADPWDGRTLEWSTPTPVPAYNFAATPIVQARDCYWVHKHGDKKMEYMPGDGHGIHMPSQSWWPLLCGIGFSWFGISMAMFGGGVPFAGYSVIAGLGMVFLGVYLWALEGPGGYHLEPPHDENKSGNPKDAPVAHAAH, encoded by the coding sequence ATGAGCGCCACCCACGTCGCAGACCCCCATCACCACCACGCCGTTGCGGATAAGACGCAACTCGCGCCGGAGAAATCCCACCTTGGCCTCACCCGCCCTGATCGCCACAGTGGCATCATTGATTGGCTGACCACCGTCGACCACAAAAAGATCGGCATCATGTATGGCGCGGCGGCGATGTTCTTCTTCCTCGTGGGCGGGATTGAAGCGCTGCTCATTCGCGCGCAGCTGGCCACCTCGGAGAATCATCTGATCACGGCCGAGCTCTACAACCAGCTCTTCACGATGCACGGCACGACGATGATCTTCCTCGGCGTCATGCCGCTCTCGGCCGCGTTCTTTAATTTCCTCGTTCCCCTGCAAATTGGCGCGCGAGACGTCGCCTTCCCCCGGCTCAACACCTTTTCACTGTGGACCTTTATCGCCGGTGCCCTGGTGCTGAACGTCAGCTGGTTCTTCCAGTTTGCGCACACCGTGGGCTGGCTCGGCGACACGCTGACCATCATGGGCAAGAACCAGGACCTGTCGCAAATTGCGCCCGCAGGCGGCTGGTTTGGCTACGCCCCGCTGACCGGCCGTGACTACACCGGCATCGGCACGGATTTCTGGATCGTCGGCCTGCAAATCCTCGGTGTCGCCTCGCTCGCGGCGTCATTTAACTTCATCGTGACGATTCTCAATATGCGCGCGCCGGGCATGACCATGATGCGCCTGCCGGTCTTCACCTGGATGACCCTCATCACGAGCTTCCTGATCATCTTCGCGTTCCCGGCCATCACCATTGCGCTGGCCGAGCTGATGTTCGACCGCCTCTTTAACACGAATTTCTTCCGCATCGAAAACGGCGGCCAACCGATCCTCTGGCAGCACTTGTTCTGGGTCTTTGGCCACCCGGAGGTTTACATCCTCGTGCTTCCGGCCATGGGCATCGTATCGGAAATCCTGCCCACCTTCTCGCGCAAGCCGCTCTTCGGCTACCCGATTATTGTGTTCTCGGGCGCGGTGATTGGCTTCCTCGGCTTCGCCGTTTGGTCGCACCACATGTTTACCACTGGCCTGGGTAAGATCGCCACCGCCGCCTTCTCTTTGCTGACGATGGCTATCGCGGTCCCGACCGGCGTGAAGATTTTTAACTGGATGGGCTCGCTCTGGGGCGGCCGCATCAAGTTCACCGTGCCGATGGTGTTTGCGCTGGGCTTCATCTGGATGTTCATGATGGGTGGCTTCACCGGCATCATGCACTCCTCCGCCCCCGCCGATGCGCAGCAGCAAGACAGCTACTTCGTCGTCGCGCACTTCCACTACGTGCTCCTCGGCGGCGTGCTCCTCGGCCTGCTGGCCGGCCTCTACTTCTGGGTGCCGAAAATCTTCGGCCGCATGCCCAACCAAAAGCTCGGTTATCTGACTGCCGTGCTCGTCATCGCCGGCTTCAACATCACCTTCTTCCCGATGCACTACCTGGGCCTCACCGGTATGCCCCGCCGCACCCACACCTACCTGGGTGACATGGGCTGGGACCTGTGGAACCTCGTTGCCACCATCGGCGCGTTCATCCTCGGCATCGGCGTTTTCCTCTGCTTCGTCAACCTGGCCTGGACCGCCGTTAAGGGCCCGAAGTCCCCGGCTGACCCTTGGGACGGCCGCACGCTGGAGTGGTCGACCCCCACCCCGGTACCCGCCTACAATTTTGCCGCAACGCCGATTGTCCAGGCCCGCGACTGCTACTGGGTCCACAAGCACGGCGACAAGAAAATGGAATACATGCCCGGCGACGGCCACGGCATCCACATGCCCAGCCAATCCTGGTGGCCCTTGCTCTGCGGCATCGGCTTCAGCTGGTTCGGCATATCCATGGCGATGTTTGGCGGCGGCGTACCGTTTGCCGGCTATAGCGTCATCGCCGGTCTCGGCATGGTATTCCTCGGCGTTTACCTCTGGGCACTCGAAGGCCCCGGCGGTTATCACCTCGAGCCACCGCACGACGAAAACAAGTCGGGCAATCCCAAGGACGCCCCCGTCGCCCACGCCGCTCATTAA